A window from Enterocloster bolteae encodes these proteins:
- a CDS encoding Sapep family Mn(2+)-dependent dipeptidase, whose translation MDEQNQIDRMLLDYIDENRDRLVEHVRQMVRIDSVEREARDGAPFGPGVKKALDLALSISRDMGFETVDLDGYIGYAFYGRGEDYVCAMGHVDVVPAGEGWKEPPFKGHMENGVIYSRGVLDNKGPVMACLYGLAAVRALGLPLRHPVRIIFGCDEETGFEDLRYYLSKEKPPVYGFTPDCKYPVVYSERGRAVVRITGTRECLGTFFDFVNKYFIGAGNTGDRLGIDYYHEEYGMMEMRGYRLGLDPVWKAGQGNIRRVNAGNKNTEVSAGNGNAANTVYFEATLSYPGGITIREIMKPITEKAESCGLKAELVQNYDPVVFAKDTPMVKAMQDSYERVTGMNGTPVTTTGGTYAKAMPGIVPFGPSFPGQKGISHNPNEWMTVDDLVTNAKIYALALYRLAQL comes from the coding sequence ATGGATGAACAGAATCAGATTGACAGAATGCTTCTGGACTATATCGACGAAAACCGGGACCGGCTGGTGGAGCATGTTCGTCAGATGGTGCGTATTGACAGCGTGGAAAGGGAGGCCCGGGATGGGGCTCCCTTTGGTCCTGGTGTAAAGAAGGCCCTGGACCTGGCGCTATCCATCAGCAGGGATATGGGCTTTGAGACTGTGGATTTGGACGGATACATCGGATACGCATTCTATGGCAGGGGAGAAGACTATGTCTGCGCCATGGGACATGTGGATGTGGTGCCGGCCGGAGAGGGCTGGAAGGAGCCGCCTTTTAAGGGCCATATGGAAAACGGAGTCATATACAGCAGGGGAGTATTGGACAATAAAGGGCCAGTCATGGCATGCCTCTACGGCCTGGCCGCGGTCAGGGCGCTGGGGCTTCCCCTCAGGCATCCGGTGCGCATCATCTTCGGATGTGACGAGGAAACGGGTTTTGAGGATCTCAGATACTATCTGTCAAAAGAAAAGCCTCCTGTTTACGGATTTACGCCGGACTGCAAATATCCTGTGGTATACAGCGAGCGGGGAAGGGCAGTGGTGCGCATCACCGGCACAAGGGAATGCCTGGGTACATTTTTCGACTTTGTAAACAAATATTTTATCGGAGCAGGCAATACAGGCGACCGATTGGGTATTGACTATTACCATGAAGAATATGGTATGATGGAGATGCGCGGTTACAGACTGGGATTAGATCCCGTCTGGAAGGCCGGTCAAGGGAACATCCGCCGTGTAAATGCCGGAAACAAAAACACAGAAGTAAGTGCCGGAAACGGAAACGCGGCAAACACGGTATACTTTGAGGCCACCTTAAGCTATCCGGGCGGTATCACCATCCGGGAAATCATGAAGCCCATAACGGAAAAGGCTGAGAGCTGCGGTCTGAAGGCAGAGCTGGTACAAAATTATGATCCTGTGGTTTTTGCCAAGGATACACCTATGGTAAAAGCCATGCAGGACAGCTATGAGCGGGTCACCGGCATGAACGGCACTCCCGTAACCACCACCGGCGGAACCTATGCCAAGGCCATGCCCGGTATCGTCCCATTCGGTCCCAGCTTTCCGGGCCAAAAGGGAATCAGCC
- a CDS encoding N(4)-(beta-N-acetylglucosaminyl)-L-asparaginase, giving the protein MWGMIATWRMAVEGITKGAEMLKDGGDAGDAVESAIREVEDFPYYKSVGYGGLPNEEMEVEMDAAFMDGNTLDIGAVAAIRDFANPVSIARRLSREKVNSLLVAEGAEKFAHKEGFERKNMLTDRAKAHYRKRLKEMSDQAALQSASGKLKPYSGHDTVGMACLDMSGKMTAATSTSGLFMKKKGRVGDSPISGSGFYADSKKGAASATGLGEDLMKGCISYEIVRLMGEGMHPQKACETAVARLDAELKERRGEAGDLSLIAMNPKGEWGVATNIEGFSFAVVTEALEPTVYLVTRQEDGLCTYEKASDEWMENYMKTRMAPIEE; this is encoded by the coding sequence ATGTGGGGTATGATTGCAACCTGGCGCATGGCAGTGGAAGGAATTACTAAGGGCGCCGAAATGCTGAAGGACGGCGGGGACGCAGGAGATGCCGTCGAGTCTGCTATCCGGGAAGTGGAGGATTTTCCTTACTATAAATCTGTGGGCTACGGCGGGCTTCCAAATGAGGAGATGGAGGTGGAGATGGATGCCGCATTTATGGACGGCAATACTCTGGATATAGGCGCTGTTGCAGCCATCAGGGACTTTGCCAATCCTGTGTCCATTGCCAGGCGTCTGAGCCGTGAAAAGGTCAACAGCCTGCTGGTGGCGGAGGGTGCTGAAAAATTCGCCCATAAGGAGGGATTTGAGCGCAAAAATATGCTGACGGATCGGGCAAAGGCCCATTACAGAAAGCGTTTAAAGGAAATGTCCGACCAGGCGGCCCTCCAGTCAGCCTCCGGAAAGCTTAAGCCATACTCAGGCCACGATACCGTGGGCATGGCCTGCCTGGACATGAGCGGCAAAATGACAGCCGCCACCTCCACCAGCGGTCTCTTTATGAAGAAAAAAGGCAGAGTAGGAGACTCTCCCATATCCGGATCCGGTTTCTATGCTGACAGCAAAAAAGGTGCTGCCAGTGCCACGGGCCTGGGCGAGGACCTGATGAAGGGCTGTATTTCCTATGAAATCGTCCGTCTCATGGGGGAGGGTATGCATCCCCAAAAAGCCTGTGAGACCGCCGTGGCCCGCCTGGACGCAGAGCTTAAGGAACGCAGGGGCGAGGCGGGGGATTTATCCCTTATAGCCATGAACCCAAAGGGGGAGTGGGGCGTAGCCACCAACATAGAGGGATTTTCCTTTGCCGTTGTCACAGAGGCCCTGGAACCAACCGTGTATCTGGTGACCCGCCAGGAGGACGGCCTCTGTACCTACGAAAAGGCATCGGATGAGTGGATGGAAAACTATATGAAGACGCGCATGGCGCCCATTGAGGAATAG
- a CDS encoding GrdB-related putative oxidoreductase: protein MKIIMIYDQIQSGLGTKDDTMVPLTGKKEPIGPAVMMEPFLNKVDGHVTACLCCGNGTFLADPEEVSRKLCAMVNKLQPDVVMCGPAFNFADYAGMCAKVACDINATTKAKAFAAMSVENKDTIAAYKDKVAIVETPKKGGMGLNDALKNMCTLAKALADGSDTAELEHKFCFK, encoded by the coding sequence ATGAAAATTATTATGATATACGACCAGATACAGTCCGGTCTTGGAACAAAAGATGACACAATGGTTCCCCTAACAGGCAAAAAGGAGCCTATTGGTCCCGCAGTTATGATGGAGCCCTTCTTAAATAAGGTGGACGGCCATGTGACAGCCTGCCTGTGCTGCGGCAACGGAACCTTCTTAGCTGACCCGGAGGAGGTCAGCCGCAAGCTCTGCGCCATGGTAAACAAGCTGCAGCCGGATGTGGTTATGTGCGGCCCTGCCTTTAACTTCGCTGACTATGCGGGCATGTGCGCCAAGGTGGCATGCGACATCAACGCTACCACAAAGGCAAAGGCATTTGCAGCCATGTCTGTTGAGAACAAGGATACCATCGCCGCCTACAAGGATAAGGTGGCCATTGTGGAAACTCCAAAGAAGGGCGGAATGGGACTAAACGACGCGCTTAAGAACATGTGCACACTGGCAAAGGCACTGGCTGACGGCAGCGATACAGCGGAACTGGAACATAAATTCTGTTTCAAATAG